One stretch of Methanomassiliicoccales archaeon DNA includes these proteins:
- a CDS encoding DsrE family protein: MEKLLIIATHAEDNPEKATLAFVVAVTAVASEMQPVVALQSMGVYLAKKGYAKMVCESSFPPIDELIDSYLSSGGRLLVCSPCMKKRGIAPEDLIEGAVVVNAPTLVKEISEAKAVLVY, encoded by the coding sequence TTGGAAAAATTGTTGATTATTGCGACACACGCCGAGGACAACCCTGAGAAGGCGACACTTGCCTTCGTTGTTGCCGTCACGGCCGTTGCCTCGGAAATGCAGCCAGTTGTTGCATTGCAGTCAATGGGAGTTTATCTTGCAAAGAAGGGATACGCAAAGATGGTCTGCGAGTCTAGCTTTCCGCCAATCGATGAACTGATCGATTCCTACTTAAGCAGCGGTGGCAGACTCTTAGTATGTTCTCCGTGCATGAAAAAACGTGGAATAGCACCAGAGGATTTAATTGAAGGAGCTGTCGTCGTAAATGCACCGACTTTAGTTAAGGAAATCAGCGAAGCTAAGGCAGTATTGGTGTATTGA